From the Alicyclobacillus vulcanalis genome, the window CAAATGACCCGCTGGCGCGCGGCCAGGGGCAGAGCGTCGACAAAGGCCGTCAGGAGGTCATCCATGACGTGGCCGCCCGCGTCGTAGATGCCGACGTCCTCGCCGGATTCCCGCCCTTCGAGGATGACGTAGTCCGCTCCTGCCTCCAGGTCGCGAATCACGCCCTTGGCGCAAGCAACGAGGTCGATCTCCCGGCTCAACTTCTTGCCGACCTCGGTGATGACCAGAGGAAATACACGCTTGGCTGCTTCGATGGCGCGAGCGCGATCGTCCGGTTGAAGCACGATGGTGCCGTCGGAAATCTCCATTGCGCCAAACCCCAGTTCTCGACAGCGCCGGAGGTACGCCGGAAAGACCCCTTGCGTCCAAGCCACCTCGCCCAGGGTGCCACCCGGGCAGGTGGTCACCTGCGCCATCGCTGCACGCCTGAGTTTGGCCCGGAGCGTCGACTCGGGATACACGGCGCTCGTCCCAAATCCGAGCTTCAACAAATCCACGGTCGACGCCGCCATGGACAGAAAGTGCTCGGTCTCGATGAGGTTCATGCCTTTATCGATCACCATGGTGATCCCGCTCGAGCGCGGCTTTGCGTCCCGCGGTCCAAGCGGCGGTGCAATCAATTGTGAGAAGGCGCCGCCCTCTGGTACAATCACCGTATTCACACCCCTTTACGTGCCGCCTTTTCACGGTATGCGACGGCGGTCCGAGAGGGTGCAGGCGATGACCTGCGGGGAGACGTGTCGAGTGGGGACGAAGAAGTGGCTCTTGTATGCGGTGGGTCTGGTCGTGCTCGTCGCCGATCAACTCATCAAGATGTGGGTGCGCGCGAAATTGGCGATTGGCAGCGCCGTCGTGGTCCTACCGGGCGTCGTCGAAATCACGCATATTCAAAATCCGGGCGCAGCGTTTAGCCTGCTGCCTCATCAGGTGTGGCTGTTTGTGCTCGTCGCCATCGTCGTCGTGGCGGCGGTCGTCGTCGTGAATACGCGATTTCAGCTCTCTCCCATGGCCCAGATCGGCCTGGGTCTACTGCTCGGCGGGGCGCTCGGCAATATGGTCGATCGCGTCTTTTCCCCGACCCACACGGTGACCGACTACGTGTATTTCTACACGATCCATTTTCCTGTCTTTAACCTCGCGGACGCCTCGATCGACGTCGGCGTCCTGCTCTTGATTCTCTCCACTTTTCGGGGCGGGAACGATGCCCGCGACTGATCGAAGGAGGACGTGATGAGACCGGCCATCCATGTGCAATACGAGGTGAGCGCGGAAGATGCAGGGGAGCGGCTTGACCGTTGGCTGACCGACCGACTGCAGGAGGACGAGATCGAGGTCTCGAGGACACAGGTCAAGCGGTGGCTCGATGACGGATGCATCCGCCGCGCGCGCCCCGGACGGCTGAAGCCGAGCGATGCCGTGGAAGCCGGGGATGTGTACGAGGTGGACGTGCCCGAGGAGGAGCCGGTTCAACTCGTGCCCGAGGAGGGCGTGCCGTTTGACGTCGTGTACGAGGACGACGACGTGTTGGTGGTGGATAAGCCGCGCGGCGTGGTTGTCCATCCCGGCGCTGGGCATCTGCGCGGCACGCTCGTCCATGGACTTTTGGCGCGCGGCGTCCAGCTGTCCAGTCTCGCCGGTGCCATGCGGCCGGGCGTGGTGCACCGAATTGACAAGGACACGAGCGGACTCGTCGTGTTTGCGAAGTCGGATCGCGCGTATCGGGCGTTGGTCGATGCGTTTCGCGTGCACCGCGTAGAGCGCGAGTACGTCGCCATCGCCCACGGGCGCTTGCCCCATTCTGAGGGCACGGTGGACATGCCCATCGGGCGAGATCCGTCGGATCGCCAGCGCATGGCCGTCCGGCCAGGCGGCAAGCGTGCCGTCACGCACTTCGAGGTGCTCGAGCAGTTCGCAAACTACACGTACCTGCGCCTGCGCCTCGAAACCGGCCGCACGCACCAGATTCGGGTTCACCTCGCGGCCATCGGCCACCCGATCGCGGGGGATCCGGTGTACGGCCCGCGCCATACGCTGCCCATCCAAG encodes:
- the comA gene encoding phosphosulfolactate synthase codes for the protein MIVPEGGAFSQLIAPPLGPRDAKPRSSGITMVIDKGMNLIETEHFLSMAASTVDLLKLGFGTSAVYPESTLRAKLRRAAMAQVTTCPGGTLGEVAWTQGVFPAYLRRCRELGFGAMEISDGTIVLQPDDRARAIEAAKRVFPLVITEVGKKLSREIDLVACAKGVIRDLEAGADYVILEGRESGEDVGIYDAGGHVMDDLLTAFVDALPLAARQRVIWEAPKKSQQVELIRRFGPSVNLGNVPPGDAIALECLRLGLRADTFVLSLGDN
- the lspA gene encoding signal peptidase II, giving the protein MGTKKWLLYAVGLVVLVADQLIKMWVRAKLAIGSAVVVLPGVVEITHIQNPGAAFSLLPHQVWLFVLVAIVVVAAVVVVNTRFQLSPMAQIGLGLLLGGALGNMVDRVFSPTHTVTDYVYFYTIHFPVFNLADASIDVGVLLLILSTFRGGNDARD
- a CDS encoding RluA family pseudouridine synthase; this encodes MRPAIHVQYEVSAEDAGERLDRWLTDRLQEDEIEVSRTQVKRWLDDGCIRRARPGRLKPSDAVEAGDVYEVDVPEEEPVQLVPEEGVPFDVVYEDDDVLVVDKPRGVVVHPGAGHLRGTLVHGLLARGVQLSSLAGAMRPGVVHRIDKDTSGLVVFAKSDRAYRALVDAFRVHRVEREYVAIAHGRLPHSEGTVDMPIGRDPSDRQRMAVRPGGKRAVTHFEVLEQFANYTYLRLRLETGRTHQIRVHLAAIGHPIAGDPVYGPRHTLPIQGQALHARTLGFAHPDGGWLQFESPVPPDMAQLLEGLRQGRMGA